One sulfur-oxidizing endosymbiont of Gigantopelta aegis genomic region harbors:
- a CDS encoding cupin domain-containing protein, whose product MNTYLTPYDPNKQFSTPERCTINELLNHAGDSQCSIARAAVAPGICTQLHALKNTIERYIILSGQGRVFINHEAPEEVSALDSISIPADVAQKIENTGQTELVFLCICTPRFEQKNYYTLEEE is encoded by the coding sequence TTGAATACCTATTTAACCCCCTATGATCCCAACAAGCAATTTTCAACACCAGAGCGCTGCACCATAAATGAATTGCTCAACCATGCGGGTGATAGTCAATGTTCTATTGCTCGTGCTGCTGTTGCGCCGGGAATTTGCACGCAGTTACACGCCTTAAAAAACACCATTGAGCGTTATATTATTTTGTCTGGTCAGGGGCGAGTTTTCATTAATCATGAAGCACCTGAAGAGGTATCTGCACTGGATAGTATTAGCATTCCTGCTGATGTCGCACAAAAAATTGAAAATACCGGGCAAACGGAATTGGTATTTTTATGTATCTGCACGCCTCGCTTTGAACAAAAAAATTATTATACTTTGGAGGAAGAATAA